One window from the genome of Xenorhabdus bovienii SS-2004 encodes:
- the csdA gene encoding cysteine desulfurase CsdA, whose amino-acid sequence MKSFDSEKFRQQFPALQQQTVFLDSAATALKPICMIEATQHYYQNHSATVHRSQHASAQAMTARYEQARSLVAELINAPRPENIIWTKGTSESINLTAQGYFRPRLNVGDEIIISEQEHHSNLLPWLILAEQTGARIVKWPIGNQNRPDINTLATLLNEKSRLVAISQMSNVTGTTVDLAQVSTLAHQYDCLVLVDGAQGIVHTPVDVQRLGIDFYTFSAHKLYGPNGLGVLYGKGELLDVMSPWQGGGKMLTQVSFNGFTPEAVPYRFEAGTPNVAGVVGFAATLEWLKTVDIPLAESHAVTLTDYAEQQLSTLTGFISYRDGDASLLAFNIQGIHHNDLATLIAEQNISLRSGQHCAQPLLDALGVSGCLRASFMPYNNQQDVDKLVSAVKFALSLLEE is encoded by the coding sequence ATGAAATCCTTTGACTCAGAAAAATTTCGCCAGCAATTTCCTGCCCTGCAACAGCAGACTGTGTTTTTGGATAGCGCGGCTACAGCCCTAAAGCCTATATGCATGATTGAGGCAACCCAGCACTATTATCAAAACCACAGTGCAACGGTTCATCGGAGCCAACACGCAAGCGCACAGGCCATGACGGCTCGTTATGAGCAAGCTCGTTCGCTGGTGGCGGAATTGATCAACGCCCCGCGGCCTGAAAATATCATCTGGACAAAAGGCACCAGCGAATCCATTAACCTGACCGCTCAAGGCTATTTTCGCCCTCGCCTGAATGTTGGTGATGAAATTATAATCAGCGAACAGGAACACCACTCCAACCTGCTGCCGTGGCTGATTTTGGCGGAACAAACAGGAGCCAGAATCGTTAAGTGGCCAATAGGCAATCAGAATCGGCCGGACATCAATACTCTCGCGACACTGCTAAATGAAAAAAGCCGGCTAGTTGCCATCAGCCAAATGTCGAATGTCACTGGCACCACAGTCGATCTGGCACAGGTCTCGACACTCGCCCACCAGTATGATTGCCTGGTTTTGGTCGATGGCGCTCAAGGCATTGTTCACACTCCCGTTGATGTACAGCGGCTGGGTATCGATTTTTATACCTTCTCTGCCCATAAACTGTATGGCCCTAATGGTCTGGGAGTATTGTATGGCAAAGGGGAATTGCTGGATGTAATGTCACCGTGGCAGGGCGGTGGAAAAATGCTGACTCAGGTATCTTTCAACGGTTTCACACCAGAAGCCGTTCCTTATCGCTTTGAAGCGGGAACACCGAATGTCGCGGGCGTGGTTGGCTTTGCCGCTACGCTGGAATGGTTAAAAACCGTTGATATTCCGCTCGCTGAATCCCATGCCGTTACCCTGACTGACTATGCCGAACAGCAGCTCAGTACTCTGACAGGGTTTATCAGCTACCGCGATGGCGATGCCAGTTTGCTGGCCTTCAATATCCAAGGGATACATCACAATGATTTGGCGACGCTGATTGCTGAACAGAATATTTCTCTGCGTTCAGGCCAGCACTGCGCACAGCCCCTTTTAGATGCCCTAGGGGTCAGCGGCTGCCTACGTGCTTCTTTTATGCCTTATAATAATCAGCAGGATGTGGATAAGCTGGTCAGTGCTGTGAAATTTGCCCTGTCGCTACTGGAAGAATAA
- the argA gene encoding amino-acid N-acetyltransferase — MKERCTELVEVFRHSVPYINAHQGKTFVIMLDGEAIAHENFPNIVNDIGLLHNLGIRLIVVYGARPQIDQKLAEYHSQPIYHKHIRVTDAKTLELVKQSAGLLQLDITARLSMSLSNTPLQGANINVISGNFIIAQPLGVDDGIDYCHSGRIRRIDEEAINQQLDNHAIVLIGPVAVSVTGESFNLTSEDIASQLAIKLKAEKLIGFCSSQGVLDAEGNILSEIVPNEGEARLNELGSEGDYSSGTARFLRGAIKACRRGVRRSHLISYQENGSLVQELFSREGSGTQIVMERSEQIRRANINDIGGILELIRPLEQTGILVRRSREQLEMEIDKFTLIEHDNVTIACAALYSYPDEKIGEMACVAVHPNYRNSSRGEVLLNSIAGQARQAGLEKLFVLTTRSIHWFQEKGFEPAEINMLPVEKQALYNYQRCSKILMLNLEVY, encoded by the coding sequence ATGAAAGAACGCTGTACCGAATTGGTTGAAGTTTTCCGGCATTCAGTTCCGTATATAAATGCACATCAAGGCAAAACCTTTGTCATTATGTTGGACGGTGAGGCTATCGCCCACGAGAATTTTCCAAATATCGTTAATGACATCGGCCTACTGCATAATCTGGGCATCCGTTTGATCGTCGTGTATGGCGCTCGTCCCCAAATCGACCAAAAGCTTGCCGAATACCATAGCCAGCCAATTTATCACAAGCACATCAGAGTTACGGATGCCAAGACACTGGAGCTGGTCAAACAGTCCGCAGGTCTGCTACAGCTTGATATTACGGCTCGTCTTTCCATGAGCCTCAGCAATACACCATTGCAAGGTGCCAATATTAACGTTATCAGCGGTAACTTTATTATCGCCCAGCCACTAGGTGTCGATGATGGCATTGATTACTGTCATAGTGGCAGGATCCGCCGTATTGACGAGGAGGCCATTAACCAGCAGTTGGATAACCATGCCATTGTATTAATTGGGCCCGTAGCCGTTTCCGTCACAGGTGAGAGTTTCAACCTGACGTCCGAAGATATAGCCTCACAATTGGCGATTAAATTAAAAGCCGAAAAATTGATCGGGTTTTGCTCATCACAGGGCGTACTTGATGCAGAGGGGAATATCCTGTCGGAAATTGTTCCCAATGAGGGAGAAGCACGGCTAAATGAGCTGGGAAGTGAGGGAGATTATTCTTCAGGTACCGCCCGCTTCTTAAGAGGAGCTATCAAAGCCTGCCGTCGTGGGGTTCGTCGTAGCCATTTGATCAGCTATCAGGAAAATGGCTCACTGGTTCAGGAATTATTCTCCCGTGAAGGCAGTGGAACCCAGATAGTCATGGAGCGCTCCGAACAGATCCGGCGAGCCAATATCAATGATATTGGGGGCATTCTTGAGCTTATTCGTCCATTGGAACAGACAGGTATCTTAGTTCGCCGCTCACGGGAACAACTGGAAATGGAAATTGATAAGTTCACTCTGATAGAGCACGATAATGTAACGATCGCCTGCGCTGCGCTCTATTCTTACCCTGACGAAAAAATTGGTGAAATGGCTTGTGTTGCGGTTCATCCAAACTACCGGAACTCTTCCCGAGGCGAAGTATTACTGAATTCCATCGCTGGTCAGGCCAGACAGGCAGGGCTGGAGAAACTATTCGTACTCACAACCCGCAGTATCCACTGGTTTCAGGAAAAAGGCTTTGAACCTGCTGAAATCAATATGCTTCCTGTGGAAAAACAAGCGCTGTATAACTACCAGCGCTGTTCGAAAATCTTGATGTTAAATTTAGAGGTTTACTGA
- the amiC gene encoding N-acetylmuramoyl-L-alanine amidase AmiC, producing MSHSDHNPSRRNLLKGAAAMWLLSISSIGHAATSKIIAVRIWPASSYTRVTLEANILLKYRQFSLSNPNRIVIDLQGVQLNSALSGMGSQIHQRDPYLKLVRVGQFNPKTVRLVFEIKQPVAPHIFTLPPIAKFKHRLVLDLYPSKAANVEDDPLQALLEEYNSGDLEKNLPAEKRKPGRPGKNRPIVIMLDPGHGGEDSGAIGKYKTREKDVVLQIARRLQALIKREPGMKVYMTRNEDVFIPLQVRVAKARKMQADLFVSIHADAFTNRAARGSSVFALSTKGATSNTARFLAQTQNESDLIGGVSKSGDEYLDHTMLDLVQTATINDSLKFGSEVLKRIGKVNKLHKNSIDQAGFAVLKAPDIPSILVETAFISNLEEERKLKTAKFQQQVAESIFAGIKAYFKSGVELARR from the coding sequence ATGAGTCATTCAGACCATAATCCTTCACGTCGCAATTTGTTGAAAGGCGCAGCAGCCATGTGGTTGTTGAGCATTAGCTCAATAGGACACGCAGCAACGTCAAAAATTATTGCTGTTCGTATTTGGCCTGCATCAAGTTATACCAGAGTGACACTGGAGGCTAATATTCTACTTAAATATCGTCAATTCTCTCTTTCAAACCCTAACCGGATTGTCATCGATTTGCAGGGTGTTCAGCTTAATAGTGCCCTGAGCGGTATGGGGTCGCAGATTCATCAGCGAGACCCCTACTTAAAATTGGTACGAGTCGGGCAATTTAATCCCAAAACCGTGCGCCTGGTGTTTGAAATTAAGCAGCCAGTTGCCCCACATATTTTTACACTACCACCTATTGCGAAATTCAAACATCGTCTGGTGTTAGATCTTTATCCGAGCAAGGCGGCAAATGTGGAGGATGATCCCTTGCAAGCGTTGTTGGAAGAATACAACAGCGGGGATTTGGAGAAAAATCTGCCTGCTGAAAAGCGAAAACCGGGGCGGCCGGGCAAGAACAGACCGATTGTTATTATGCTTGATCCGGGGCATGGCGGTGAAGATTCAGGTGCCATCGGGAAATACAAGACCCGTGAGAAAGATGTAGTGTTACAGATTGCCCGTCGCCTGCAAGCACTTATCAAACGTGAACCCGGCATGAAAGTATACATGACGCGTAATGAGGATGTTTTCATTCCATTGCAGGTCAGGGTAGCGAAAGCACGTAAGATGCAGGCGGATTTATTTGTTTCTATTCATGCGGATGCGTTTACCAATCGAGCCGCACGGGGATCTTCCGTGTTCGCGTTATCAACCAAAGGAGCAACCAGTAATACCGCTCGTTTTCTGGCACAGACCCAGAATGAGTCTGACTTGATTGGTGGAGTCAGCAAAAGTGGTGATGAATATCTGGATCATACTATGTTGGATTTGGTTCAAACCGCGACGATTAATGATAGCCTCAAATTTGGCAGTGAAGTGCTCAAACGGATTGGCAAGGTTAATAAACTGCATAAAAATAGTATCGATCAGGCGGGATTTGCAGTATTGAAAGCACCGGATATTCCGTCCATTCTGGTTGAAACGGCATTTATCAGTAATCTGGAAGAAGAACGCAAATTGAAAACGGCGAAATTCCAGCAACAAGTGGCGGAATCCATTTTTGCAGGTATTAAGGCTTATTTTAAAAGTGGTGTAGAGCTGGCACGGCGGTGA
- the csdE gene encoding cysteine desulfurase sulfur acceptor subunit CsdE, translated as MTSISDSILAPHPFGTEISEQQLIENFQQCQLWEDRYRQLIGLAKKLPPLADELKQQNIEMSGCENRVWLGHQLRSDGCLHFYGDSEGRIVKGLLAVLLTAVEGKTAEQVLQAPLSELFQHIGLEQQLSGSRLNGIKSLINTVQVIARSHLS; from the coding sequence ATGACATCAATTTCAGATTCAATCCTTGCCCCGCATCCGTTTGGAACGGAGATATCGGAGCAACAACTTATTGAAAATTTTCAGCAATGCCAGTTATGGGAAGATCGCTATCGGCAGCTTATCGGACTGGCCAAAAAACTGCCTCCATTAGCGGATGAACTGAAACAGCAGAACATTGAAATGTCCGGCTGTGAAAACCGTGTCTGGTTAGGGCACCAGTTACGCTCTGACGGCTGTTTGCATTTTTATGGCGATAGCGAAGGCCGTATCGTCAAAGGCTTATTAGCGGTACTTTTGACTGCTGTAGAAGGAAAAACAGCGGAACAAGTTTTACAGGCACCCTTATCTGAGTTATTTCAGCATATAGGTCTTGAACAACAACTGAGTGGTTCACGACTTAATGGGATCAAATCCCTGATCAACACCGTTCAAGTGATTGCCCGTTCACATTTGTCTTAA
- the recD gene encoding exodeoxyribonuclease V subunit alpha has product MKLLLQQAVAQKLLRPLDVQFAYAMIENGDPLLLLITALVSAESGAGHVCLPLERISPEYLFEGRQPELAASLWFSAGKPNQQQVISALQACSAVSTGESPAPIILSRHALADYRLYMQRMWQSERRVAEFFASVELSDDIDEVQLHRILDELFGVTAEGEIDWQKVAAAVAVTSRISVISGGPGTGKTTTVAKLLAALIKLNEGRTLSIQLAAPTGKAAARLTESLSEAVNKLALTSQQSNSIPEQAQTIHRLLGAQPDSQKLRYHRDNPLSLDILIIDEASMVDLPMMARLIEALPPRAKVIFLGDKDQLASVEAGAVLGDICRFAEQGYSAKRAEQLSQLTGCQLTSYSMPDSGEHTLAVRDCLCLLRKSYRFNSASGIGQLASAVNQGNSAGVSAVLGQSLPDVHFNPLAGDEDYQRLLMQTAEGYYRYLAMVNEQASDKDILAEFNRFRLLCALREGPFGVSGLNQRVEQLLHRKGVISLPRSAESGGYAGRPIMILRNDSTLGLFNGDIGIMLRNKDNELKAHFQLSDGTIKPFQPSRLPQHETAYVMTVHKSQGSEFEHTALVLPTQFSPVVSRELVYTALTRAREKLTLYAHKPVLDKAVSTSTQRRSGLAEWLKPKGECQSGQ; this is encoded by the coding sequence ATGAAATTATTGTTGCAGCAAGCCGTTGCCCAAAAATTACTGCGCCCGCTGGATGTGCAGTTTGCTTATGCAATGATTGAAAACGGAGATCCTCTGTTATTGCTGATTACGGCATTGGTGAGTGCGGAATCAGGAGCAGGGCATGTCTGCCTGCCATTAGAGCGGATCTCGCCTGAATATTTATTTGAGGGGCGGCAGCCTGAATTAGCAGCATCGCTCTGGTTTTCGGCGGGGAAACCAAATCAGCAGCAAGTTATTTCAGCGTTACAAGCATGTTCTGCAGTGAGCACTGGCGAATCTCCCGCACCGATCATTCTTTCCCGCCACGCTCTTGCTGATTATCGCCTTTACATGCAACGCATGTGGCAAAGTGAGCGTCGGGTCGCGGAGTTTTTTGCGTCGGTAGAATTATCTGACGATATTGATGAAGTGCAATTACATCGCATTTTGGATGAACTTTTTGGTGTCACCGCTGAAGGGGAAATAGACTGGCAGAAAGTGGCGGCGGCAGTTGCTGTAACCAGCCGTATTTCCGTTATCTCTGGCGGGCCAGGGACAGGAAAAACGACGACGGTAGCTAAGTTGCTGGCCGCCTTGATCAAACTGAATGAAGGCAGAACACTGAGTATTCAATTGGCCGCACCCACTGGTAAAGCGGCCGCCAGATTGACTGAATCGCTGAGTGAGGCAGTCAATAAACTGGCTTTAACATCACAACAATCGAATAGCATTCCTGAGCAGGCACAAACAATTCATCGCCTGTTGGGAGCGCAGCCAGATAGCCAGAAACTGCGTTATCACCGCGATAATCCGCTATCTCTTGATATTTTGATCATCGATGAAGCCTCAATGGTGGACTTACCGATGATGGCACGTTTGATAGAAGCCCTGCCACCACGGGCAAAAGTGATTTTTCTGGGGGATAAAGATCAGTTGGCCTCGGTTGAAGCGGGAGCCGTATTGGGGGACATCTGCCGCTTCGCTGAACAAGGTTATAGTGCCAAGCGTGCCGAACAATTGAGTCAGTTGACAGGCTGTCAGCTAACATCGTATTCAATGCCTGATTCTGGAGAACATACACTGGCAGTCCGGGATTGCTTATGTCTGTTACGTAAAAGCTATCGTTTCAACTCGGCTTCGGGTATCGGGCAATTAGCATCGGCGGTTAATCAAGGCAATAGTGCCGGGGTATCTGCCGTCTTGGGTCAGTCTTTGCCTGATGTTCACTTCAATCCTCTTGCAGGAGATGAAGATTATCAGCGTTTATTGATGCAAACTGCAGAAGGTTATTACCGTTATTTAGCGATGGTGAACGAACAAGCATCTGACAAAGACATTTTGGCAGAGTTTAACCGTTTCAGGTTGTTGTGTGCTTTGAGGGAAGGGCCGTTTGGTGTAAGCGGCTTGAACCAGCGGGTAGAGCAATTGTTACATCGTAAAGGCGTTATTTCTCTGCCCAGAAGTGCGGAGAGCGGGGGTTATGCCGGACGTCCCATTATGATCTTACGCAACGATAGTACACTGGGGCTATTTAATGGTGACATTGGTATTATGCTCAGGAATAAGGATAATGAGCTGAAAGCCCATTTTCAGCTATCTGATGGGACGATAAAGCCATTTCAGCCGAGCCGATTGCCTCAGCATGAAACGGCCTATGTGATGACTGTCCATAAATCCCAAGGTTCTGAGTTTGAACACACCGCGTTAGTCTTGCCGACTCAATTCTCGCCAGTTGTCAGCCGGGAACTGGTGTACACAGCCTTAACCCGTGCCCGTGAAAAATTGACGCTTTACGCACATAAACCGGTTCTGGATAAGGCGGTGAGTACATCAACACAGCGGCGTAGTGGCTTGGCAGAATGGCTCAAGCCAAAGGGAGAGTGTCAATCAGGTCAGTAA
- a CDS encoding IS1 family transposase (programmed frameshift), whose protein sequence is MAKVDVYCRYCHKSEQVKGHGKGNGGHPRYRCYSCCKVFQLAYTYQACKPGVKEQIVDIAMNNGGIRDTARILKVATATVMKTLKNLRPRNVTTLPLAECGIQIVCEIDEQWSFVGNKKNQRWLWYAWEPRLKRIVAHVFGDRSRKTLDKLLTLLSSFTIRFYCTDDYVVYDPLPEEEHLTGKAFTQRIERTNLTHRTRIKRLNRKTIGYSKSEEMHDKVIGTFIEREHYF, encoded by the exons ATGGCCAAAGTTGATGTCTATTGCCGTTATTGCCACAAATCAGAACAGGTCAAAGGACATGGGAAAGGAAATGGCGGACATCCTCGTTATCGCTGTTATAGCTGCTGTAAGGTCTTTCAGTTGGCGTATACCTATCAGGCCTGCAAACCCGGCGTTAAAGAACAGATTGTCGATATCGCGATGAATAACGGGGGAATTCGTGACACCGCTCGGATCCTGAAAGTCGCCACCGCCACCGTCATGAAAACATTAAAAA ACCTCAGACCCCGAAACGTAACGACACTTCCCCTTGCGGAATGTGGCATCCAGATTGTCTGTGAAATCGACGAGCAATGGTCGTTTGTCGGCAATAAGAAAAACCAACGCTGGCTTTGGTATGCTTGGGAACCCCGCCTGAAGCGAATAGTGGCTCATGTTTTTGGCGATCGCAGTCGAAAAACGTTAGACAAGCTGCTTACCCTCTTATCTTCCTTTACTATTCGGTTTTACTGCACGGATGACTATGTTGTTTATGACCCACTTCCCGAGGAAGAGCACTTGACTGGAAAGGCGTTTACTCAGCGTATAGAGAGAACGAATTTAACGCATCGTACCCGAATCAAAAGGCTGAATAGAAAAACCATTGGGTATTCAAAATCGGAAGAAATGCACGATAAAGTGATAGGAACCTTTATTGAACGTGAACATTATTTTTAA
- the mltA gene encoding murein transglycosylase A: MKLWGKYLLWGFVISLLSGCQMRPTDQGQQYKDGRISEDLQLVNIPNAQGSPTNAGDFQAQVKFISKSSPRLYGNNRATLDAIQNWMLSGGDPRELNQYGLLAYQMDGDDNYGNVKFTGYYTPVLQARHVKQGEFKYPLYRMPGKSRLRLPNRAAIYNGALSEKLIIGYTNSLIDNFLMEVQGSGYIDFGDGSPLTFFGYSGKNGHAYQSIGKILVNRGEVPLEEMSLKAIRQWVSQHNESEVRELLEQNPSFVFFKPEPFTPVRGASAVPLVAEASVASDKALIPPGTALLAEVPVLDKTGKFTGQYRMRLMVALDVGGAIKGNHFDIYHGVGHDAGETAGFYNHYGRVWVLKKSSSGFLTANQ, encoded by the coding sequence ATGAAACTTTGGGGCAAATATCTTTTATGGGGATTTGTCATTTCGTTATTATCGGGTTGCCAGATGCGTCCTACAGATCAAGGGCAGCAGTATAAAGATGGGCGCATTAGCGAAGATCTCCAGCTTGTTAATATTCCAAATGCACAAGGCTCTCCTACCAACGCCGGAGATTTTCAGGCACAAGTCAAATTTATCAGCAAATCTTCTCCTCGGCTCTATGGGAATAATCGTGCAACGCTTGATGCTATCCAGAATTGGATGCTGTCTGGTGGAGATCCCCGCGAATTAAACCAGTATGGGTTGCTGGCCTATCAGATGGACGGTGACGATAATTACGGTAATGTTAAGTTTACCGGCTATTACACACCAGTTTTGCAGGCACGCCATGTTAAGCAGGGCGAATTTAAATATCCTTTGTACCGAATGCCAGGTAAGTCACGTCTCCGTCTGCCAAACCGTGCAGCTATATATAATGGAGCTTTGAGTGAAAAATTGATCATAGGGTACACTAATTCCCTGATTGATAATTTTTTGATGGAAGTGCAGGGGAGTGGTTATATCGATTTTGGTGATGGCAGTCCATTGACCTTTTTCGGTTATAGCGGGAAGAATGGCCATGCTTATCAGAGTATCGGCAAGATACTTGTTAACCGAGGAGAAGTACCTCTTGAGGAAATGTCACTGAAAGCTATTCGCCAGTGGGTATCTCAACATAATGAATCAGAGGTACGAGAGCTGCTGGAACAGAATCCCTCTTTTGTTTTCTTTAAGCCCGAACCCTTTACGCCCGTGCGGGGAGCCAGTGCTGTGCCCCTTGTCGCGGAAGCATCGGTAGCATCGGATAAAGCATTAATTCCACCCGGAACGGCGTTATTAGCGGAAGTGCCGGTGTTGGATAAAACAGGAAAATTTACCGGCCAGTATCGGATGCGTCTGATGGTGGCATTGGATGTTGGAGGCGCAATAAAAGGCAACCATTTCGATATCTATCATGGTGTGGGTCATGATGCTGGAGAAACAGCTGGTTTTTATAATCACTATGGTCGTGTCTGGGTATTGAAGAAATCGTCGTCTGGCTTTTTGACGGCAAACCAGTAA
- the tcdA gene encoding tRNA cyclic N6-threonylcarbamoyladenosine(37) synthase TcdA codes for MQVSLSDAYLQRFAGTARLYGQKALSLFARSHVCVVGIGGVGSWAAEALARTGIGAITLIDMDDVCITNTNRQLHALVQNVGLSKTEVIAERIRAINPECQVTCIDDFVTPDNVAELVSAEFSYVIDAIDSVRPKAALLAYCRRYKIPIVTTGGAGGQLDPAQIQVVDLAKTVQDPLAAKLKERLKSDYRVVKNGKGKLGIDCVFSTEQLVYPQSDGTVCAAKNTADGSKRMDCASGFGAATMVTATFGFIAVSHALKKMVAKAERENRL; via the coding sequence ATGCAAGTTTCTCTCTCTGATGCTTATCTTCAGCGTTTTGCTGGTACTGCGCGGTTATATGGCCAGAAAGCACTGTCATTATTTGCCCGTTCACATGTCTGTGTCGTTGGCATTGGCGGTGTTGGCTCATGGGCGGCGGAAGCTCTGGCTCGCACAGGTATTGGGGCAATCACGCTGATTGATATGGATGATGTCTGTATCACCAATACTAACCGCCAGTTGCATGCACTGGTACAGAATGTAGGATTGTCAAAAACCGAGGTGATTGCTGAACGGATACGGGCAATCAACCCGGAGTGCCAAGTCACCTGCATTGATGATTTTGTGACCCCCGATAATGTGGCTGAGTTGGTGTCGGCTGAGTTCAGTTATGTAATTGATGCCATTGACAGTGTGCGTCCAAAAGCGGCGTTGCTGGCTTATTGCCGCCGCTATAAAATTCCGATTGTTACGACGGGCGGGGCTGGGGGGCAGCTTGACCCTGCTCAGATTCAGGTGGTGGATCTGGCGAAAACGGTGCAAGATCCGCTGGCGGCTAAATTGAAAGAACGCCTGAAATCTGACTATCGCGTGGTGAAAAACGGCAAGGGTAAATTGGGAATTGACTGTGTATTCTCAACGGAACAATTGGTTTACCCGCAATCTGACGGTACGGTCTGTGCTGCCAAAAACACGGCGGATGGTTCGAAGCGGATGGATTGTGCGTCCGGTTTTGGTGCCGCAACGATGGTCACGGCAACGTTTGGGTTTATTGCCGTGTCTCACGCACTGAAAAAGATGGTGGCAAAAGCCGAGCGGGAAAACAGACTTTAA
- a CDS encoding protein bax: MPSLIMRTTAVFAFFLSLIFTGLSYASTSTSKMKEYSHNGIQESLPDLRQYPSGTPRKKAFLNIVVPVIDEHNQKIMQDRKWLLSHQETRHWSVQDTSRLQKICASYKMACTSPKQVNWNKLLSRVDIIPTHFVATQAAAESGWGTSELAKKNNNLFGMRCNSCGKTKGKIKGYSVYRNVDDSVIAYMKNMNTHRAYESLRTSRAKQRTAQTPLNTSKLIDNLNGYSELGAHYNRYLHQVFNGNKKLISQAQEQELTDL, from the coding sequence ATGCCCTCTTTAATCATGAGGACAACTGCCGTCTTCGCTTTCTTTCTCTCATTAATTTTTACCGGTCTGAGTTATGCTTCGACCAGTACCTCAAAAATGAAAGAGTATTCTCACAATGGCATACAGGAGAGTTTGCCAGATTTGCGACAATATCCTTCAGGTACACCCCGGAAGAAAGCGTTTTTAAACATTGTTGTCCCTGTCATTGATGAGCATAATCAAAAGATTATGCAAGACCGAAAATGGCTGCTGTCACACCAGGAAACTCGTCACTGGTCTGTACAGGATACCAGTCGATTGCAGAAGATCTGCGCAAGTTACAAAATGGCCTGCACATCACCTAAACAGGTCAATTGGAATAAACTGCTAAGCCGAGTTGACATTATACCGACCCATTTTGTTGCTACTCAGGCAGCCGCAGAATCGGGCTGGGGAACATCAGAACTTGCCAAGAAAAACAATAACCTGTTTGGTATGCGTTGCAACTCATGCGGCAAAACCAAAGGAAAAATCAAAGGTTATTCAGTTTATCGCAATGTTGATGATTCCGTCATCGCCTACATGAAAAATATGAATACACACCGTGCCTACGAATCACTTCGTACTTCACGGGCAAAACAGAGGACAGCACAAACGCCTCTGAATACCAGTAAATTGATCGATAACCTGAACGGTTATTCCGAGCTGGGAGCTCACTATAATCGCTATTTGCATCAGGTATTTAATGGCAATAAAAAGCTGATTTCACAGGCACAGGAACAGGAACTGACAGACCTATAG